A region of Clostridium acetobutylicum ATCC 824 DNA encodes the following proteins:
- a CDS encoding prepilin-type N-terminal cleavage/methylation domain-containing protein has protein sequence MKNRINNKGFTLIELIIVIAILAILAAILVPSISAYKIKAEKSNIQASARTLSHAIDAYNADNSDNTINSYDTNAQTLIGDDIKPDKVPDCLKGKTKDDIDNIASGKFTVTKEDGLKTVISLTSN, from the coding sequence GTGAAAAATAGAATTAATAATAAAGGATTTACACTTATTGAGTTAATAATTGTTATTGCTATTCTTGCTATTTTAGCAGCCATTTTGGTACCATCCATTTCGGCGTATAAAATAAAAGCGGAGAAATCAAATATACAAGCAAGTGCTAGGACACTTAGTCATGCTATTGATGCATACAATGCAGATAACTCGGACAATACAATAAATTCCTATGATACCAATGCCCAAACACTTATTGGAGATGATATAAAGCCAGATAAGGTACCTGATTGTCTAAAGGGAAAAACAAAGGATGATATTGATAATATAGCTTCAGGAAAATTCACTGTAACTAAGGAAGATGGATTAAAAACAGTGATTAGTTTAACATCAAATTAA
- the gltX gene encoding glutamate--tRNA ligase — protein sequence MAANEIRTRFAPSPTGYMHIGNLRTALYTYLIAKHEDGKFILRIEDTDQERYVEDALAVIYKTLEMTGLKHDEGPDVGGPVGPYVQSERKGLYLDYAKKLVEKGEAYYCFCSKERLDILKTNSEALKRPFKYDKHCANLSKEEVQEKLDAGVPYVIRQNNPTTGSTTFDDVIYGRISVDNSELDDMILIKSDGYPTYNFANVVDDHLMGITHVVRGNEYLSSAPKYNRLYEAFGWNVPIYVHCPPIMKDAHSKLSKRNGDASFQDLIEKGYLKEAVLNYIALLGWNPEGTNEILSLEDMVKLFDYTHINKSPAVFDPVKLKWMNGEYVRKLSLDEFHKAALSYYDGVITKENIDLKKISELIQTRVEIFSDIPEMVDFFNELPDYDIEMYTHKKMKTNPEISLDSLKNCLPVIENIEDWNLDNIQNTIMNYIKDLGVKNGVVLWPLRTALSGKKFTPGGAFEIADIIGKDESIRRIKIGIEKLEK from the coding sequence ATGGCTGCAAATGAAATAAGAACACGTTTTGCACCTAGCCCTACTGGTTATATGCATATCGGAAACTTAAGAACAGCTCTATATACCTACCTTATTGCCAAACATGAAGATGGTAAATTCATTTTAAGAATTGAAGATACAGATCAGGAAAGATATGTAGAAGATGCACTAGCTGTTATTTACAAAACACTTGAAATGACAGGCTTAAAACATGATGAAGGTCCTGATGTAGGTGGCCCTGTTGGACCATATGTTCAGAGTGAAAGAAAAGGACTTTATCTAGACTATGCTAAAAAACTAGTAGAAAAAGGTGAAGCTTATTACTGCTTCTGCTCTAAAGAAAGACTAGATATTTTAAAAACAAATTCAGAGGCTTTAAAAAGACCTTTTAAGTATGACAAACATTGCGCTAACTTATCAAAGGAAGAAGTTCAAGAAAAACTTGATGCTGGAGTTCCTTATGTTATAAGACAAAATAACCCAACTACAGGCTCTACTACCTTTGACGATGTTATATACGGAAGAATTTCTGTTGATAATTCAGAACTTGATGACATGATTTTAATAAAATCAGATGGATATCCAACATATAACTTTGCCAATGTTGTAGACGATCATTTAATGGGAATAACTCATGTTGTACGTGGAAATGAATATTTATCTTCAGCTCCAAAATACAATAGACTATACGAGGCTTTTGGTTGGAATGTACCAATATATGTACATTGTCCTCCAATAATGAAGGATGCGCATAGTAAACTAAGTAAAAGAAACGGCGATGCTTCCTTCCAGGATTTAATTGAAAAAGGATATCTTAAAGAAGCAGTATTAAATTATATTGCACTTTTAGGTTGGAATCCTGAAGGAACTAATGAAATATTATCTCTTGAAGATATGGTTAAGTTATTTGATTACACTCACATAAATAAATCTCCAGCTGTATTTGACCCAGTTAAATTAAAGTGGATGAATGGAGAGTATGTAAGAAAGCTTAGTCTTGATGAATTTCATAAGGCTGCACTTTCTTATTATGATGGAGTTATAACAAAAGAAAACATAGATTTAAAGAAAATAAGTGAATTAATTCAAACAAGGGTAGAAATTTTTAGTGACATTCCTGAAATGGTGGATTTCTTTAATGAGCTCCCTGATTATGATATAGAAATGTACACTCACAAAAAGATGAAAACTAACCCTGAAATATCATTGGACAGCTTAAAAAATTGCCTTCCTGTTATAGAAAATATAGAGGACTGGAATTTAGATAACATCCAAAATACAATAATGAATTACATCAAAGATTTAGGTGTAAAAAATGGCGTTGTATTGTGGCCTTTAAGAACTGCTCTTTCTGGAAAGAAATTCACTCCTGGTGGTGCTTTTGAAATTGCAGATATAATAGGAAAAGATGAATCTATAAGAAGAATAAAAATAGGAATTGAAAAATTAGAGAAATAG
- a CDS encoding type 1 glutamine amidotransferase, translating to MVNLIILVEDGFEDIELLYPLYRLREAGYDVTLVGTGSKYNYTGTHGYIVDVDASAEEIDENNYDGVIIPGGSASYKLRTNDDVKRIIRHMKEKDKLLAVICDGNYVLISAKVLSGHKVTCTEAISDDVINAGGEYVRIGNCVDKNIITAKMQVNLPQFMSDIFQYLNK from the coding sequence ATGGTTAATTTAATTATATTGGTAGAAGATGGATTTGAGGATATAGAACTTTTGTATCCTTTATATAGATTAAGAGAGGCTGGTTATGATGTAACCTTAGTTGGTACAGGAAGTAAATATAATTATACAGGAACACATGGTTATATTGTTGATGTGGATGCATCTGCCGAGGAAATTGATGAGAATAATTATGATGGAGTTATAATTCCAGGAGGTTCAGCATCTTATAAGCTTAGAACTAATGATGATGTTAAAAGAATAATAAGACATATGAAAGAAAAAGACAAACTTTTAGCAGTAATATGTGATGGAAATTATGTTCTTATATCTGCTAAGGTTTTAAGTGGACATAAAGTTACCTGTACGGAAGCTATAAGTGATGATGTTATTAATGCAGGTGGAGAATATGTTAGAATAGGAAATTGTGTTGACAAAAACATAATAACGGCAAAAATGCAGGTTAATTTACCACAGTTTATGAGTGATATTTTTCAGTATTTAAATAAATAA
- a CDS encoding DUF488 domain-containing protein has translation MKKLIYTVGYGSRKDEEIYILINKYSINCVVDIRNKSDNIESLKKLLNNQGIYYIPMHDEFNFEKNEAHDFETARVSENVKSGMSRIENGLVKGFNIVIMGEELDPISCNRGILISYILKNKGIHIEHIIDEEIVRSQEDLEKELLKGYGVKLIKKVAELSIKGIMRNKDLEMNEDDFKAEMIEEAYRIRYKEILNKKHREIY, from the coding sequence ATGAAAAAATTAATTTATACCGTAGGATATGGTTCTAGAAAAGATGAAGAGATTTATATCCTTATTAATAAATATAGTATAAACTGCGTTGTTGATATAAGAAATAAGTCAGATAATATAGAAAGTTTAAAAAAGCTTCTAAACAATCAAGGTATATATTACATACCTATGCATGATGAATTTAATTTTGAGAAAAATGAAGCTCATGATTTTGAAACTGCAAGGGTAAGTGAAAATGTAAAAAGTGGAATGTCAAGAATAGAAAATGGACTAGTAAAAGGATTTAATATAGTAATTATGGGTGAAGAACTGGATCCAATTAGTTGTAATAGAGGAATTTTGATAAGCTATATATTAAAAAACAAAGGTATTCATATAGAGCATATAATTGATGAAGAAATAGTTAGAAGTCAAGAAGATTTGGAGAAGGAACTTTTAAAAGGTTATGGAGTTAAACTAATAAAGAAAGTAGCTGAATTATCTATAAAAGGTATTATGAGAAATAAAGATTTAGAAATGAATGAAGATGATTTTAAAGCTGAAATGATAGAGGAAGCTTACAGAATAAGATACAAAGAAATATTAAATAAAAAACATAGGGAAATATATTAA
- a CDS encoding D-alanyl-D-alanine carboxypeptidase family protein: MKRKLLSILLSGILSLSISSSALAAVNQPDIAGTSAISIDAKTGEVIYAKNQDAKAFPASTTKLLTSIILNENKKPSDYLYYSESAKEQPEYSFDKNIHPLNVGEKLPSDVVLKSLLMYSANDMAYVIAANLINKINSPTDEVKKDFSIIMNNEVKKLGLKNTHFVTPNGLHDPDHYSTAYDMSRIAKTAFSINWILKTISTQKTTVTLNDGAKPELKNTNKIIDPKEPVYDKTCIGGKTGYTNEAGRCLITIFNRNNKKIIGVVMKSQYDKDDVQVFKDMNNLINYSYSIKPTILYHKNKVYKYEIIKYRPLKYFGYYKTIKVPLVPKEDVTYYKNSFNDSEKKLTEKISINPWNLSTDTAVGNLTLKERDTLKQYKLYPSISTKNIMADNKFLYSGIVVAFLAVIALLVFGLVKFFKGRNKSSW, translated from the coding sequence TTGAAACGTAAACTTTTATCAATTTTGTTATCTGGAATACTTTCCTTATCTATTTCTTCAAGTGCACTAGCGGCAGTCAATCAACCTGATATTGCTGGAACCTCTGCTATATCAATTGATGCCAAAACTGGAGAAGTTATCTACGCTAAAAATCAAGATGCAAAAGCTTTTCCTGCAAGTACAACAAAATTATTAACATCTATAATTTTAAACGAAAATAAAAAGCCATCAGATTATCTTTATTACTCCGAGAGTGCTAAAGAACAGCCTGAATATTCGTTTGATAAGAATATTCATCCATTAAATGTAGGCGAGAAGCTACCAAGTGATGTTGTATTAAAATCTCTTTTAATGTATTCGGCCAATGATATGGCATATGTTATAGCTGCAAATCTTATAAATAAAATCAACTCTCCTACTGATGAGGTAAAAAAAGATTTTTCTATTATTATGAATAATGAAGTTAAAAAGCTAGGGCTTAAAAATACTCACTTTGTAACTCCCAATGGACTTCATGATCCAGACCATTACTCTACAGCTTATGACATGAGTAGAATAGCCAAAACTGCTTTTTCAATAAATTGGATACTAAAAACAATATCTACACAAAAAACCACAGTAACCCTTAATGATGGTGCAAAACCAGAATTAAAAAACACAAATAAAATAATAGATCCTAAAGAACCAGTTTATGACAAAACCTGCATCGGTGGTAAAACCGGTTATACAAATGAAGCAGGAAGATGTTTAATAACTATATTTAATAGAAATAATAAGAAAATAATAGGCGTAGTAATGAAATCTCAATATGATAAGGATGATGTTCAAGTTTTTAAGGACATGAATAACCTTATTAATTATAGCTACAGCATAAAACCTACTATTTTATATCATAAAAATAAAGTATATAAATATGAAATAATTAAGTACAGGCCTCTAAAATATTTTGGTTACTACAAAACTATAAAGGTTCCTTTAGTACCTAAGGAGGATGTAACTTATTATAAAAATTCCTTTAATGATTCAGAAAAAAAATTAACAGAGAAGATTTCTATTAATCCTTGGAATTTAAGCACTGATACAGCTGTAGGTAATTTAACTTTGAAGGAAAGAGATACTTTAAAACAATACAAGCTTTACCCTTCGATTTCAACTAAAAATATCATGGCTGATAATAAATTCCTATACTCAGGCATAGTCGTAGCCTTCTTAGCTGTTATTGCACTATTAGTCTTTGGTTTAGTTAAATTCTTTAAAGGAAGAAATAAAAGTTCTTGGTAA
- a CDS encoding nucleoside-diphosphate kinase — MRRVLLILKPTIVERKLIGKVLSFYEGSGFRIEDLKITKLYELENVINDDVMKKVGMNFGLENRVVIVVLLYDNFNLNFEELKSELKIYLNTINGNSEGNEIYMSYNEDVNEVIEVLFPKVSKFAFKGSKATSV; from the coding sequence ATGAGAAGAGTATTATTAATATTAAAACCCACTATTGTAGAGAGAAAGCTAATAGGTAAGGTACTAAGCTTCTACGAAGGTTCTGGATTTCGTATAGAGGATTTAAAAATTACAAAATTATATGAATTAGAGAATGTTATAAATGATGATGTTATGAAGAAAGTGGGTATGAATTTTGGTTTAGAGAATAGAGTAGTTATAGTTGTACTTTTGTATGACAATTTTAATCTGAACTTTGAAGAATTGAAAAGTGAATTAAAGATTTATCTTAACACTATAAATGGAAATAGTGAAGGTAATGAAATATATATGTCTTATAATGAAGATGTAAATGAAGTAATAGAGGTTTTGTTTCCTAAAGTCAGTAAGTTTGCCTTTAAGGGAAGTAAGGCTACTAGTGTTTAA